A window of the Chryseobacterium arthrosphaerae genome harbors these coding sequences:
- a CDS encoding M14 family metallopeptidase, whose amino-acid sequence MKLKYLLLILSSSFVLAQKSFQTPFEKGNGNQTVTYDEMNVYYQDLAKKFPSIQYLKKGEDDNGKPIYVVIYNPFPEKDLEKLRKSKAILFVNNGIHPGEPDGIDATMMLMRDLATQKIKTPQNFIMAAISAYNVSGMLNRGAYSRANQNGPEQYGFRGNARNYDLNRDFIKADSKNARSFQEIYQWLKPDVFIDNHVSNGADYQYTFTYISTFKERLGNTLGTYFYNDYQAKNLKDMEKLGYESTPYVNIHGDVPEVGFAAFEDSPRYSTGYTSLFNSLGTVPETHMLKPYDKRVDATYKYMLVNLQNLDKEYSKIKQLRLENLKQYQAGKQYGIRWKIDSTKYSTMDFKGYEGKYKPSEISGKPRLYYDRSKPFTKNIKLFTTAVPTGYITIPKYYVIPQSQYRVIEEFRRNKIQMKPIQKDSTLAVESYKIRDFKTVKNPYEGHYLHYETTVDTSRRNQTFSAGDYLVSTEQPGVKYIIETLEPEALDSFFNWNFFDGILAQKEYYSAYIFEDTAAELLKNDKKLKEAFEAAKTSDKKMSDSGEAQLDWIYRHSPYFEEKTFRQYPVYRVL is encoded by the coding sequence ATGAAATTGAAATACCTCCTGCTTATTCTAAGTTCATCATTCGTATTGGCCCAAAAATCATTTCAGACCCCTTTTGAAAAAGGAAACGGTAATCAGACGGTTACTTATGACGAAATGAATGTCTATTATCAGGATCTTGCCAAAAAATTCCCGTCAATTCAATACCTTAAAAAAGGGGAAGATGACAACGGAAAGCCTATTTATGTGGTCATTTACAACCCGTTTCCTGAAAAAGACCTGGAAAAACTCAGAAAAAGTAAGGCCATTCTTTTTGTCAATAACGGAATTCATCCCGGAGAGCCGGACGGGATTGATGCAACCATGATGCTGATGCGTGATCTGGCCACCCAAAAGATCAAAACCCCGCAGAACTTTATCATGGCTGCCATTTCTGCCTATAATGTCAGCGGAATGCTCAACAGGGGAGCCTACTCAAGAGCCAATCAGAACGGGCCTGAGCAATATGGCTTCAGGGGAAATGCCAGAAATTATGATCTGAACAGGGACTTTATAAAAGCCGATTCTAAAAATGCCAGAAGCTTTCAGGAAATTTACCAGTGGCTGAAACCTGATGTTTTCATAGATAACCATGTAAGTAACGGAGCAGATTATCAATATACATTTACCTATATTTCTACCTTTAAAGAGCGTCTGGGAAATACTTTAGGGACTTATTTCTATAATGATTACCAGGCTAAAAACCTTAAGGATATGGAGAAGCTTGGGTATGAAAGCACTCCCTATGTAAACATTCACGGAGACGTTCCTGAAGTTGGTTTTGCTGCATTTGAAGACTCCCCGAGATATTCCACAGGATATACTTCCCTTTTCAATTCTCTGGGAACCGTTCCGGAAACCCATATGCTGAAACCTTATGATAAAAGAGTGGATGCGACTTACAAATATATGCTCGTAAACCTTCAGAATTTAGATAAAGAGTACAGTAAAATAAAACAGCTGCGCCTTGAGAACCTAAAGCAGTATCAGGCAGGGAAGCAATACGGTATCCGCTGGAAGATAGACTCTACAAAATATTCTACCATGGATTTTAAAGGCTATGAAGGGAAATACAAACCGAGTGAAATTTCAGGAAAACCAAGACTTTATTACGATAGAAGCAAGCCTTTTACAAAAAATATAAAACTCTTTACTACAGCAGTTCCTACAGGGTATATTACCATTCCGAAATATTATGTCATTCCCCAGTCACAATACCGTGTCATTGAAGAGTTCAGACGGAACAAAATCCAGATGAAGCCGATTCAGAAAGACAGTACACTGGCTGTAGAATCCTATAAGATCAGAGATTTTAAAACCGTGAAAAACCCTTACGAAGGACATTATCTGCATTATGAAACTACAGTGGACACTTCCCGCAGAAATCAGACCTTTTCAGCAGGGGATTATCTGGTTTCCACAGAACAGCCTGGTGTGAAATATATTATTGAAACCCTTGAACCTGAGGCATTAGACTCCTTTTTCAACTGGAATTTTTTCGATGGAATTCTGGCACAGAAAGAATATTACTCAGCTTATATCTTTGAAGATACTGCTGCAGAACTGCTGAAAAATGATAAAAAACTGAAAGAAGCATTTGAAGCAGCAAAAACATCAGATAAAAAAATGTCGGATAGCGGTGAAGCGCAGCTGGACTGGATCTACAGACACTCTCCTTATTTTGAAGAAAAAACCTTCAGACAGTATCCTGTATACAGGGTGTTATAA
- a CDS encoding metallophosphoesterase, producing MSRTLVIGDIHGGLRALKQVFERAAVTREDKLIFLGDFVDGWSESSQAIRFLIEVSGNQECTVESYTDYSREELEIHLEFFQRMKNYYVDKDNRLFIHAGYSSMHGPEKEVYSSNYHWDRTLWETAVAMDRKLKTSSELYPKRLLLYNEIFIGHTPTLYLGIRTPVNKANIWNMDTGAAFTGALSLMDINTKEYWQSDPLPLLYPDEKGRNNDKAKPKNRL from the coding sequence ATGAGCAGAACATTAGTAATAGGAGATATCCATGGAGGATTAAGAGCCTTGAAACAGGTTTTTGAAAGAGCAGCAGTAACCCGTGAAGATAAGCTGATTTTTCTCGGAGACTTTGTTGACGGCTGGAGCGAATCTTCACAGGCCATCAGATTTCTGATAGAAGTTTCCGGAAATCAGGAATGTACTGTAGAAAGCTATACTGATTATTCGCGGGAAGAACTTGAAATTCACCTTGAATTTTTTCAAAGAATGAAAAATTACTATGTGGACAAAGACAACCGCCTCTTTATCCATGCAGGATACTCTTCCATGCACGGGCCTGAAAAGGAAGTGTATTCCAGCAATTACCACTGGGACAGGACCCTTTGGGAAACTGCTGTAGCAATGGACCGGAAACTGAAAACCAGTTCGGAATTATATCCTAAAAGGCTGCTTTTGTATAATGAAATATTCATCGGGCATACCCCAACCTTATACCTTGGCATCAGAACACCCGTCAACAAAGCCAATATCTGGAATATGGACACAGGGGCCGCTTTTACGGGGGCCCTTTCCCTAATGGATATCAATACCAAAGAATACTGGCAGAGTGATCCGCTTCCTCTCTTGTATCCTGATGAAAAAGGAAGAAATAATGATAAGGCAAAACCTAAAAACAGATTATAG
- a CDS encoding ADP-ribosylglycohydrolase family protein: protein MENKVKAGIMGVCVGDALGVPVEFKKRQDLKINPVTKMLEYMSWNQPKGTWSDDSSLTLCLAEELTKGYDLEKIGSGFVKWVKDGHWTAHGRLFDIGGTTRHSIARLIKGESAGFSGNIFEEDNGNGSLMRILPLAFYLQNENDTKKLYLTVKEVSSITHGHFRSVFACFIYVVFAIQLIKGKSKKEAYSHMQNTALEYAENQDFNPKEIELFNRVLKHDISGYPEDEIKSGGYVLHSLEASLWCFLNSESYSEAVLKAVNLGEDTDTTGAITGGIAGIYYGYENIPQEWLNVLVRKDDIEALCEKLNNTYNRD from the coding sequence ATGGAAAATAAAGTAAAAGCAGGAATCATGGGCGTTTGCGTAGGAGATGCCCTTGGAGTTCCGGTAGAATTTAAAAAAAGGCAGGATTTAAAAATAAATCCCGTCACAAAAATGCTGGAATATATGTCCTGGAATCAGCCCAAAGGAACCTGGAGTGATGACAGCTCGCTTACCCTTTGTCTGGCTGAAGAACTCACAAAAGGGTATGATCTTGAAAAAATCGGATCGGGCTTTGTAAAATGGGTAAAAGATGGGCATTGGACAGCTCATGGAAGACTCTTTGATATTGGAGGAACAACAAGACATTCCATTGCAAGGCTGATTAAAGGAGAAAGTGCAGGATTTTCAGGAAATATTTTTGAAGAAGACAATGGGAACGGTTCTCTCATGAGGATCCTTCCCCTTGCCTTTTATCTTCAAAATGAAAATGATACAAAGAAGCTCTATCTTACGGTAAAAGAAGTTTCTTCAATCACACACGGACATTTCCGGTCTGTTTTTGCCTGTTTTATCTATGTGGTTTTTGCCATTCAGCTGATCAAAGGGAAAAGTAAAAAAGAAGCGTATTCGCATATGCAAAACACAGCTTTGGAATATGCAGAAAATCAGGATTTTAACCCAAAAGAAATTGAGCTTTTCAACAGGGTTTTAAAGCATGATATTTCCGGATATCCCGAAGATGAAATCAAAAGTGGAGGCTATGTTCTTCACAGCCTGGAGGCTTCCCTGTGGTGTTTTCTCAACTCAGAAAGTTACTCTGAAGCGGTTTTGAAAGCCGTCAACCTCGGAGAAGATACAGATACAACAGGGGCCATTACAGGAGGAATTGCCGGAATTTATTATGGCTATGAAAATATTCCGCAGGAATGGCTCAATGTGCTGGTGAGAAAAGATGATATTGAAGCATTGTGCGAAAAACTGAACAATACATACAACCGGGACTGA
- a CDS encoding carboxypeptidase-like regulatory domain-containing protein, with protein MKKNISLFLMLFFTVLTFAQKTVSGKITDDDGVAIPSASVTIEEPGKDAILAYGITNSKGEYKVTFTSGEANVDLKVKAFNQKPLTKQISNSDQTLNFKMQSEATEIKEVQLKTKMITARGDTISYDLKAFNNKNDRTLADVMKKIPGIEVNKDGSILYQGNAINKFYVNGKDLMEGGYGTINNSLPKDAVQKVEVLENHQPVKILQDKIPSDQAAINIKLKNSVTMTGRGEVGSGFGDPWLWNVKLTPMFFGQKSQWVVNYKTNNMGEQVETEGNILAFGSSWEGRRSNISQNNWLSVENASTPDLPVKRYLMNSVHYLSANYLTNIDKKKEWELKANANYTNNAVERESNSVTRDIQQGTQYNTRFLNNFYTDKLKGELIFTKNAKKGFFKNTTTFSQFWNADRAFAERNDKTGYRLGKEALESPTSSFQNSLSTIIPWKEKMVNFKSYISYQDDRQTLEITPANYLQFPYRDSLTGPVKTIDFKPGSTAYQYFRIKSLDTSHSANISFSSKGWTFTPQAGFDFSSDQLNTNFDGITVNNSPDFTSLAYENDLKFTRINPNASVGINYKSESWSLYSNFPVNFNSIKAEDAFRNVSKSLNKVTFTPNIFVQYSFASFFKASMSGGISNNFGDIQTAYAGYILTSPGGFNVMNPNNPIPETNTKNGGVRLEYRNPLNNLFFNLGYRLSDAKNNLLASSAVNELGFSVIEYIESENKRTSNSFYAEIGKYFPKFKTNASLTFNDTGSKSQSRRNDQDINTKTTGNTLGFKFNNTYFSWMSIDFNMTKSWNKQNNGIIQNDLGKTESYTHNLNVFFYPLENHTIGFYWDQINSKLGQTKLNNGFFDVSYQFSWAKKKVDFELKWMNIADRKVFERINVGDATITQTTMQLRPSQVMFTVKFNFK; from the coding sequence ATGAAAAAGAATATTTCCTTATTTCTGATGCTTTTTTTCACAGTGCTCACTTTTGCACAGAAAACCGTTTCGGGAAAGATTACTGATGATGATGGGGTTGCAATACCCAGTGCCAGTGTTACGATTGAAGAACCCGGTAAAGATGCTATCCTTGCCTATGGAATTACCAATTCCAAAGGTGAATATAAAGTAACCTTTACCTCCGGAGAAGCCAATGTAGACCTTAAGGTAAAAGCATTCAATCAGAAACCCCTTACCAAACAAATCAGCAACAGCGATCAGACCCTGAATTTTAAAATGCAGTCTGAAGCTACAGAAATAAAGGAAGTACAGCTGAAAACCAAAATGATCACAGCGAGAGGAGATACCATTTCCTATGACCTGAAAGCATTCAACAACAAAAACGATAGAACCCTGGCGGATGTCATGAAAAAAATTCCGGGAATTGAAGTCAACAAAGACGGTAGTATTCTTTATCAGGGAAATGCAATCAATAAATTCTATGTCAACGGAAAAGACCTGATGGAAGGAGGCTATGGAACCATCAATAACTCGCTTCCAAAGGATGCCGTACAGAAAGTAGAAGTACTGGAGAACCACCAGCCGGTGAAAATCCTTCAGGATAAAATACCGTCAGATCAGGCAGCCATCAATATCAAACTGAAAAATTCCGTGACCATGACCGGTAGAGGAGAAGTGGGTTCCGGTTTCGGAGATCCATGGCTTTGGAATGTAAAACTGACACCAATGTTTTTCGGACAGAAAAGCCAATGGGTAGTCAATTACAAAACCAATAACATGGGTGAGCAGGTAGAAACAGAAGGGAATATTCTGGCTTTTGGAAGCTCATGGGAAGGAAGAAGGAGCAATATATCTCAAAATAACTGGCTGAGTGTGGAAAATGCAAGCACGCCGGATCTCCCTGTGAAAAGGTACCTGATGAACAGCGTACATTATCTGTCTGCCAATTATCTTACCAATATTGATAAGAAAAAAGAATGGGAGCTTAAAGCCAATGCCAACTACACCAATAATGCGGTAGAAAGAGAATCAAACAGTGTGACCAGGGATATCCAGCAAGGAACTCAATACAATACAAGATTCCTGAACAATTTCTATACAGATAAACTGAAGGGAGAATTAATATTTACTAAAAATGCCAAAAAAGGGTTTTTCAAAAATACCACTACATTTTCTCAATTTTGGAATGCAGACCGGGCTTTTGCAGAAAGAAATGACAAAACAGGATATCGATTAGGAAAAGAAGCTTTAGAATCTCCTACCTCTTCTTTTCAGAACTCTTTAAGCACCATTATTCCATGGAAAGAAAAAATGGTCAACTTTAAGTCTTATATAAGTTATCAGGATGACAGGCAAACTTTAGAAATTACGCCGGCAAACTACCTTCAGTTTCCTTACAGGGATTCGCTTACAGGTCCTGTTAAAACAATAGATTTTAAACCGGGAAGTACTGCTTACCAATATTTCAGAATTAAATCTTTAGATACATCACATTCTGCCAACATCAGTTTTTCTTCAAAAGGATGGACGTTTACACCACAGGCAGGATTTGATTTCTCATCAGATCAACTGAACACCAATTTTGATGGCATTACAGTAAATAATTCCCCGGATTTTACAAGCTTAGCTTACGAAAATGATTTGAAGTTTACGAGAATTAACCCAAATGCTTCAGTAGGTATTAATTATAAATCTGAATCATGGAGTCTCTATTCAAACTTCCCTGTAAACTTCAACAGTATTAAAGCTGAGGACGCTTTCAGAAATGTTTCAAAATCTCTGAATAAAGTAACCTTTACTCCTAATATTTTTGTACAGTATTCATTCGCTTCATTTTTCAAAGCAAGTATGAGCGGGGGAATCAGCAATAATTTCGGAGACATCCAGACAGCCTATGCTGGGTATATTCTGACAAGTCCGGGAGGGTTTAATGTGATGAACCCTAACAATCCTATCCCCGAAACCAATACAAAGAACGGTGGAGTAAGATTAGAATACAGAAACCCGTTAAATAATCTCTTTTTCAATTTAGGATATAGACTGAGCGATGCAAAAAATAATTTATTAGCCTCAAGCGCAGTCAATGAATTAGGTTTTAGTGTTATTGAATACATAGAAAGTGAAAATAAAAGAACCAGTAACAGTTTTTATGCAGAGATTGGAAAATATTTCCCGAAATTCAAAACCAATGCATCATTGACGTTTAATGATACCGGTTCAAAGTCACAATCAAGAAGAAATGACCAGGATATCAATACAAAAACAACAGGAAATACTTTAGGATTTAAATTCAATAATACCTATTTCTCCTGGATGAGTATTGATTTCAATATGACAAAATCATGGAACAAGCAGAATAACGGAATCATCCAGAACGATCTTGGTAAAACGGAAAGTTATACCCATAATCTGAACGTATTTTTCTATCCTTTAGAAAATCATACCATTGGTTTTTATTGGGACCAGATTAACTCGAAATTAGGACAGACAAAATTAAATAATGGCTTTTTTGATGTTTCCTATCAATTCAGCTGGGCTAAGAAAAAAGTTGATTTTGAATTGAAATGGATGAATATTGCGGACAGAAAAGTTTTTGAAAGAATAAATGTGGGCGACGCAACAATTACACAGACAACAATGCAGCTCCGCCCTAGCCAGGTTATGTTTACCGTAAAGTTCAATTTTAAATAA
- a CDS encoding RNA 2'-phosphotransferase — protein MNEIEKKRISKFLSLILRHQPETIGLKLDENGWANVEDLRARSAKRSVYFTPEELDEVVETNNKKRFAFNEDKTMIRASQGHSIAIDLALETLQPPDFLYHGTAETNIASILENGIEKRTRQHVHLSADKETATKVGMRHGKPVILTIRTGKMHEDGIEFYQSANGVWLTDFVDAKYISK, from the coding sequence ATGAACGAAATAGAAAAGAAAAGAATAAGTAAATTTTTAAGCCTTATCCTAAGGCATCAGCCGGAAACCATCGGCTTGAAACTGGATGAAAACGGTTGGGCAAATGTAGAAGATCTCAGAGCAAGATCAGCCAAAAGAAGCGTGTATTTTACTCCCGAAGAGTTGGATGAAGTGGTGGAAACCAACAATAAGAAAAGATTTGCCTTCAATGAAGACAAAACCATGATCAGAGCCAGCCAGGGACATTCTATTGCAATAGACCTTGCTCTGGAAACACTGCAGCCGCCAGATTTTCTGTACCATGGAACAGCAGAAACCAATATCGCTTCCATTCTGGAAAATGGAATTGAAAAAAGAACCCGTCAGCACGTGCACTTAAGTGCTGATAAAGAGACTGCTACAAAGGTGGGCATGAGACATGGTAAACCTGTGATTCTTACCATCAGGACCGGTAAAATGCATGAAGACGGAATCGAATTCTACCAATCTGCAAACGGAGTCTGGCTGACGGATTTTGTAGATGCAAAATACATTTCGAAATGA
- a CDS encoding SIR2 family NAD-dependent protein deacylase, giving the protein MKKLTILSGAGISAESGIKTFRDGDGLWENHSVTDVASPEGWRKDRALVLEFYNQRRRQLHEVEPNEAHRLLAELEKYFEVQIITQNIDDLHERAGSTNILHIHGELFKSCSCSNKSLIYDQKDDIKIGDKAEDGAQLRPFIVWFGEDVPLYQTAREIVKDSDILLVIGTSLQVYPAAGLIHDIKDDCLLIVINPNETGFGYGQRAVVMKETATQGMKLLFDKLVNLA; this is encoded by the coding sequence ATGAAAAAACTAACCATATTAAGCGGCGCAGGAATAAGCGCAGAAAGCGGGATCAAAACCTTCCGGGACGGAGACGGCCTCTGGGAAAATCATAGCGTGACAGACGTAGCAAGCCCGGAAGGATGGAGAAAAGACAGAGCCCTGGTCCTTGAATTTTACAACCAGAGAAGACGTCAGCTGCACGAGGTAGAGCCCAACGAAGCCCATAGATTATTGGCAGAACTGGAAAAATATTTTGAAGTACAGATCATTACCCAAAATATCGATGACCTTCATGAGAGAGCCGGTTCTACCAACATTCTTCACATCCACGGTGAATTGTTCAAATCATGCTCATGCAGCAATAAAAGCCTGATTTATGATCAGAAAGATGATATAAAAATTGGAGATAAAGCCGAAGATGGAGCTCAGCTAAGGCCATTCATCGTTTGGTTCGGCGAAGACGTTCCTTTATATCAGACCGCAAGAGAAATTGTAAAAGATTCAGATATCCTTTTGGTGATCGGGACTTCCCTTCAGGTATATCCTGCTGCAGGACTCATTCATGATATCAAAGACGATTGCCTTTTGATTGTGATCAATCCTAACGAGACAGGATTTGGGTATGGGCAGCGGGCAGTGGTGATGAAAGAAACTGCTACACAAGGAATGAAATTATTATTCGATAAACTGGTGAATCTTGCCTGA
- a CDS encoding O-acetyl-ADP-ribose deacetylase has product MKIELIQGDITKVHVDAVVNAANSSLLGGGGVDGAIHRAGGPNILEECRAIRNRQGKCHTGEAVVTTAGNLHAKYVIHTVGPVWNGDEERGAKLLSDCYVNSLKLADGLGVKTIAFPNISTGIYKFPKEIAGRIAVDEVRKFQAVTIEKVIFVCFDDENVEIYKKLLRHPFKD; this is encoded by the coding sequence ATGAAAATTGAATTAATCCAGGGAGATATTACAAAAGTTCATGTAGATGCTGTTGTTAATGCTGCCAATTCTTCTTTATTAGGTGGAGGTGGTGTAGACGGAGCCATTCACAGAGCAGGAGGACCAAATATTCTGGAAGAATGCAGAGCCATCAGAAACAGACAGGGTAAATGCCATACAGGAGAAGCTGTTGTAACCACAGCAGGAAACCTTCATGCAAAATATGTAATTCATACCGTAGGACCCGTTTGGAATGGTGATGAAGAAAGAGGGGCAAAACTCTTATCTGACTGTTATGTCAATTCATTAAAACTGGCAGATGGCCTGGGAGTAAAAACAATAGCTTTTCCAAACATCAGTACGGGAATTTATAAATTTCCCAAAGAAATAGCCGGAAGAATTGCTGTGGATGAAGTAAGAAAATTTCAGGCAGTTACTATAGAGAAAGTTATTTTTGTCTGTTTTGATGATGAAAATGTAGAAATTTATAAAAAGCTTTTAAGACATCCTTTTAAGGATTAA
- a CDS encoding DinB family protein, producing MDTLSQFKNELEAEYHTTRKFFEAYPEGKNEYAPHEKSMKMMPLSTHIAEIFEWPNTMLTTSELDFANSGNQRKQLSTREDLLQALDQNFKSGKEALENAQENDLNDTWALKHNGHELAKWTKYESIRHALNQITHHRAQLGVYYRLNDIPLPGSYGPSADYQGF from the coding sequence ATGGACACCTTATCCCAATTTAAAAATGAGCTTGAGGCCGAGTATCACACTACCAGAAAGTTTTTTGAAGCTTATCCGGAAGGAAAGAACGAGTATGCGCCCCATGAGAAAAGTATGAAAATGATGCCGCTGTCTACTCATATTGCCGAGATCTTCGAATGGCCCAATACCATGCTCACTACTTCTGAACTTGATTTTGCCAACAGTGGCAATCAGCGTAAACAGTTATCCACCAGAGAAGATCTGCTGCAGGCCCTTGACCAGAACTTCAAATCCGGAAAAGAAGCATTGGAGAACGCTCAGGAGAATGATCTGAATGACACCTGGGCTTTAAAACATAATGGTCATGAGCTGGCCAAATGGACCAAATATGAATCTATACGGCATGCACTGAACCAGATTACCCACCACAGGGCACAATTAGGAGTATACTACCGTTTGAATGATATTCCATTACCGGGAAGCTATGGCCCGTCTGCTGATTATCAGGGCTTTTAA
- a CDS encoding T9SS-dependent choice-of-anchor J family protein — translation MRKIYQFLMMALLMPLSMSAQYLQSFDSDTVPADWTIINGGDSGTWETWTTYSASTTILPHSGSHYLGLKYGSSAHDDYAVSPAIVVTAGVSDKLTFWSKNGGSSLAEVIDIKISTTTPTAAAFTNTLAAAVKPPTVWTQYTYDLTPYVGQTIYIAFYSSTTDIWFIGIDDFEISGSNLSVSDVNKDKHTASVYPNPVQDVLHIKNKNKISEISIHDLIGKLLRKENMNSENGTVNVSGLSPGNYLLQVKDREAVRSYKIIKK, via the coding sequence ATGAGAAAGATTTATCAATTTTTAATGATGGCCCTATTAATGCCATTAAGTATGTCTGCACAATATCTTCAAAGCTTTGATTCGGATACAGTGCCGGCAGATTGGACCATAATTAATGGTGGAGATTCCGGAACATGGGAAACATGGACTACCTACAGCGCATCTACTACTATTCTTCCGCATTCAGGATCTCACTATCTTGGATTGAAATACGGCTCCTCCGCTCATGATGACTATGCGGTAAGTCCTGCAATAGTTGTTACCGCAGGAGTATCTGATAAACTGACCTTTTGGAGTAAGAATGGAGGATCCAGTCTTGCAGAGGTGATTGATATCAAAATATCCACTACTACTCCTACTGCTGCAGCCTTTACCAATACATTAGCTGCCGCTGTGAAACCTCCTACTGTGTGGACACAGTATACCTATGATTTGACTCCTTATGTTGGGCAGACCATTTATATTGCCTTCTATTCAAGCACAACAGATATTTGGTTTATCGGAATAGATGATTTTGAAATTTCAGGAAGTAACCTTTCGGTTTCTGATGTAAATAAGGATAAGCATACTGCGTCCGTCTACCCTAATCCTGTACAGGATGTTCTGCATATCAAAAACAAAAATAAAATATCTGAGATAAGTATCCATGATCTTATAGGTAAGTTGCTGAGAAAAGAAAATATGAACTCAGAGAATGGAACGGTAAATGTAAGCGGGCTGTCTCCTGGAAATTATCTTCTGCAAGTGAAAGACCGTGAGGCGGTAAGAAGCTATAAAATCATTAAAAAATAA
- a CDS encoding cupin-like domain-containing protein codes for MGIILKPIDVVDEISKEEFFEKYLKPRRPVVIKNMAKKWPAYQKWTMEYMKEVVGDVEVPLYDSSKADPSAPINASAAKMKFGDYIDLIQREPTDLRIFLFDPIKYAPKLLEDYISPKELMGGFLDKYPNMFFGGKGSVTFLHFDIDMAHIFHTHFNGRKHILLFDYKWKERLYQIPYATYALEDYDIENPDFTKFPALDGVEGIECYLEHGDTLFMPTGWWHWMKYLDGSFSISLRAWDKSWAVKAHSLWNLTVQRKFDDIMKSNFRKKYMDWKEKVAIKRAEIALKRGLPR; via the coding sequence ATGGGAATTATTTTAAAGCCTATAGATGTTGTAGACGAAATTTCTAAGGAAGAATTCTTCGAAAAATATCTGAAGCCAAGAAGGCCCGTTGTCATCAAAAATATGGCAAAAAAGTGGCCTGCTTACCAAAAATGGACGATGGAATACATGAAGGAGGTTGTAGGAGATGTGGAGGTCCCGTTATATGACAGCTCAAAAGCAGACCCTTCTGCTCCCATCAATGCTTCTGCGGCCAAAATGAAGTTTGGAGATTATATAGATCTTATACAGCGTGAACCCACTGATCTTAGAATATTCCTTTTTGATCCAATAAAATATGCGCCTAAGCTGCTGGAAGATTATATTTCACCCAAAGAACTCATGGGAGGTTTTCTTGATAAATACCCCAATATGTTCTTCGGAGGAAAAGGTTCGGTAACGTTCCTTCATTTTGATATTGATATGGCTCATATTTTCCATACTCATTTCAACGGAAGAAAGCATATTCTTCTTTTTGATTATAAATGGAAAGAAAGATTATACCAGATTCCTTATGCAACCTATGCACTGGAAGATTATGATATTGAGAACCCGGATTTCACAAAATTCCCGGCTCTGGACGGAGTGGAAGGTATTGAATGTTACCTGGAACACGGAGACACCCTTTTTATGCCAACCGGATGGTGGCACTGGATGAAATATCTGGACGGAAGCTTCTCCATATCCCTGAGAGCATGGGACAAATCATGGGCAGTAAAAGCACACTCTCTATGGAATCTGACCGTGCAGCGTAAGTTTGATGACATTATGAAGTCTAATTTCAGAAAGAAATATATGGACTGGAAAGAGAAAGTAGCCATTAAAAGAGCAGAGATTGCCCTGAAAAGAGGATTACCAAGATAA